Proteins encoded in a region of the Sparus aurata chromosome 6, fSpaAur1.1, whole genome shotgun sequence genome:
- the mrps16 gene encoding small ribosomal subunit protein bS16m: MVHLSSLLLKKYHGGYVVIRLALAGHKQANRPFYRIVAAYNKRARDGKYIEQLGTYDPLPNIYNEKLVSFNFDRIKHWIGCGAHPTKPVAKLLGIAGFFPLHPMTITEAERQRAKAMLTETATGTEDGQEEAKKEAEV, translated from the exons CATCACTCCTGCTGAAAAAGTACCATGGGGGTTATGTTGTCATCCGATTGGCTCTTGCAGGccacaaacaagcaaacagacCCTTTTATCGCATTGTGGCAGCTTACAACAAAAGGGCCAGAGATGGTAAATACATAGAGCAGCTGGGTACCTACGACCCACTCCCGAACATCTACAACGAGAAACTCGTCAGCTTCAATTTTGACCGAATCAAGCACTGGATCGGCTGTGGGGCTCACCCGACAAAGCCAGTGGCCAAACTTCTAG GGATTGCTGGATTTTTCCCTCTGCACCCCATGACAATAACAGAGGCAGAGCGTCAAAGAGCCAAAGCAATGCTGACAGAAACAGCAACAGGAACAGAGGATGGTCaagaggaggcaaagaaggagGCTGAAGTGTGA
- the LOC115582886 gene encoding mucin-2-like, whose translation MHGKMKKLDYLGTFNWRRLLTVVLILTLVVIVLIAVCVFFTQKRGNHEPKQDQHDETWWKTQTTDNQERKNLSNINMTVNELSEVLEMRLAFDNISTKSSTEITKSVISKGGEPTLTTDASTPFSSIIKVRDMSDKTMEGGESPGTSSKSSMTTQVTDTSPEHRTETTYTITKTTQLPSLSQEPSTTGRSSPTEARFTSTAMWKSSGEFDTTLSTSTFSTGGPPRTSSSVQTTTLIASRNAEVSVSPSSASPSITSHVTKTSPEHHTETTETISKTTQRQSSSQEPSTTMISSPTEAQLTTSTTATTTGESESTLSTSTVTTSPPIATSSSDQTTTVITSTVTGLSASPSSASPSITSHVTQTSPEHPTETTETVTKTTQFQLTSQEQYTTMMSSPTEAKTTTSGMLTTTGESELTLSTSTVTTSGPPRTSSSDQTTTVISTTNAEVSASPSSSSPSITSHVTQTSPEHPTETTLTSPLTTQLPLTSQEPSSTTMSSPTEAKFTTSAMVTMTGESESTLSTSTVTTSGPIATSSSDQTTTVITSTVTKLSASPPSASPSITSHVSQTSPEHPTETTETVTKTTQLRSTSQEQSTTMMSSPTQAQLTTSTMATTTGESKSTLPTSTVTTSQPIPTSDSDQTTTVITSTNAEVPASPTSASPSITSHVTQTSPEHHTETTETINKTTQRQSSSQEPSTTMISSPTEAQLTTSTTTTTTGESESTLSTSTVSTSRPIATSSSDQTTTVITSTVTGLSASPSSASPSITSHVTQTSAEHPTETTETVTKTTQFQLTSQEQSTTMISSPTEAKSKTSAMLTTTGESESTLSTSTVTTSGPPRTSSSDQTTTVISTTNAEVSASPSSSSPSITSHVTQTSPEHQTETTATSPLTTQLPSTSQEPSTPRISSPTEAKFTTSAMVTTTGESESTLSTSTVTTSGPIATSSSDQTTTVITSTVAELSASPPSASPSITSHVSQTSPEHPTETTETVTKTTQLQSTSQEQSTTMMSSPTQVQLTSSAMVTTTGESESTLSTSTVTTIGPPRTSSSDQTTTVISSTSAEVSNSPPSASPSITSHVIQTSPEHQTETTATSPLTSQIPSTSQEPSTPKISSPTEAQLTTSTIATTTGESESSLPTSTATTSQPIPTSNSDQTTTVISSTNAEVSGSPSSASPLVTSHVSQTSPEHPTETTETVTKTTQLQSTSHEPSTTMMSSPTQAQSLQRLQCRGVISQSTFCITLNNISCAVNIFCNGDNDRRVRVNIVNLNSHHNWTSKNLQQ comes from the exons ATGCAtgggaaaatgaaaaaactgGATTATTTGGGAACCTTTAATTGGAGACGGCTACTCACCGTTGTTTTAATCCTTACCCTTGTTGTCATCGTGCTCATTGCAGTTTGTGTGTTCTTTACACAAAAAAGAG GAAATCATGAACCAAAACAGGATCAACATGATGAAACATGGtggaaaacacagacaacagacaaccaggaaagaaaaaatcttTCAAATATAAACATGACAGTTAATGAATTGTCAGAGGTTTTGGAAATGAGATTAGCATTTGATAATATCTCAACTAAGTCCTCAACTGAGATAACAAAATCAGTAATCTCAAAAGGAGGGGAGCCAACACTCACCACTGACGCATCAACACCTTTCAGTTCCATCATAAAGGTGAGAGATATGTCAGATAAAACAATGGAAGGTGGGGAATCGCCTGGTACATCCTCTAAATCCTCAATGACAACTCAAGTCACTGACACATCTCCAGAGCACAGAACTGAAACAACATATACAATTACCAAGACCACACAGCTTCCATCACTGAGCCAAGAACCATCTACAACAGGCAGATCCTCACCCACAGAGGCACGATTTACATCTACTGCGATGTGGAAATCTTCGGGAGAATTCGACACAACACTGTCAACCTCAACATTCAGTACAGGTGGACCTCCAAGAACATCCAGCAGTGTTCAAACCACAACTCTTATTGCCTCCAGAAATGCTGAGGTATCAGTCAGTCCATCTTCTGCTTCACCATCAATAACATCTCATGTCACTAAAACATCTCCTGAACACCAtactgaaacaacagaaacaataagCAAAACCACTCAGCGTCAATCGTCTAGCCAGGAACCATCAACAACAATGATATCCTCACCCACAGAGGCGCAACTTACAACTTCTACAACGGCGACAACCACAGGAGAGTCTGAGTCAACGTTGTCAACATCAACAGTCACCACAAGTCCACCGATAGCAACCTCCAGCAGTGATCAAACAACAACTGTCATTACCTCCACAGTCACAGGGTTATCAGCCAGTCCATCTTCTGCATCACCCTCAATAACATCTCATGTCACTCAGACATCTCCTGAACACccaactgaaacaacagaaacagtaaCCAAGACCACTCAGTTTCAATTGACTAGCCAGGAGCAATATACAACAATGATGTCCTCACCCACAGAAGCAAAGACTACAACGTCTGGAATGTTGACAACGACAGGAGAGTCAGAGTTAACATTGTCAACCTCAACAGTCACCACAAGTGGACCTCCAAGAACCTCCAGCAGTGATCAAACAACAACTGTTATTTCCACCACAAATGCTGAGGTTTCAGCCagtccatcttcttcttcaccctcaATAACTTCTCATGTCACTCAAACATCTCCTGAACACCCAACGGAAACAACACTAACGAGCCCCCTTACCACTCAGCTTCCATTAACTAGCCAAGAACCATCTTCAACAACAATGTCCTCACCCACAGAGGCAAAGTTTACAACGTCTGCAATGGTGACAATGACAGGAGAGTCCGAGTCAACATTGTCAACCTCAACAGTCACCACAAGTGGACCTATAGCAACCTCCAGCAGTGATCAAACAACAACTGTTATTACCTCCACAGTCACTAAGTTATCAGCCAGTCCACCTTCTGCATCACCGTCAATAACATCTCATGTCAGTCAGACATCTCCTGAACACccaactgaaacaacagaaacagtaaCCAAGACCACTCAGCTTCGATCGACTAGCCAGGAACAATCAACAACAATGATGTCCTCACCCACACAGGCGCAACTTACAACATCTACAATGGCGACAACCACAGGAGAGTCCAAGTCAACCTTGCCAACATCAACAGTCACCACAAGTCAACCTATACCAACCTCTGACAGTGATCAAACGACAACTGTTATTACCTCAACAAATGCTGAAGTACCAGCCAGTCCAACTTCTGCATCACCTTCGATAACATCTCATGTCACTCAGACATCTCCTGAACACCAtactgaaacaacagaaacaataaaCAAGACCACTCAGCGTCAATCGTCTAGCCAGGAACCATCAACAACAATGATATCCTCACCCACAGAGGCGCAACTTACAACTTCTACAACGACGACAACCACAGGAGAGTCTGAGTCAACCTTGTCAACATCAACAGTCAGCACAAGTCGACCTATAGCAACCTCCAGCAGTGATCAAACAACAACTGTCATTACCTCCACAGTCACAGGGTTATCAGCCAGTCCATCTTCTGCTTCACCCTCAATAACATCTCATGTCACTCAGACATCTGCTGAACACccaactgaaacaacagaaacagtaaCCAAGACCACTCAGTTTCAATTGACTAGCCAGGAGCAATCAACAACGATGATTTCCTCACCCACAGAGGCAAAGTCTAAAACGTCTGCAATGTTGACAACGACAGGAGAGTCAGAATCAACATTGTCAACCTCAACAGTCACCACAAGTGGACCTCCAAGAACCTCCAGCAGTGATCAAACAACAACTGTTATTTCCACCACAAATGCTGAGGTTTCAGCCagtccatcttcttcttcaccttcaaTAACTTCTCATGTCACTCAAACATCACCTGAACACCAAactgaaacaacagcaacaagccCCCTGACAACTCAGCTTCCATCAACAAGCCAGGAACCATCAACACCAAGAATCTCTTCACCCACAGAGGCAAAATTTACAACGTCTGCAATGGTGACAACGACAGGAGAGTCAGAGTCAACATTGTCAACCTCAACAGTCACCACAAGTGGACCTATAGCAACCTCCAGCAGTGATCAAACAACAACTGTTATAACCTCCACAGTCGCGGAGTTATCAGCCAGTCCACCTTCTGCATCACCTTCAATAACATCTCATGTCAGTCAGACATCTCCTGAACACccaactgaaacaacagaaacagtaaCCAAGACCACTCAGCTTCAATCGACTAGCCAGGAACAATCAACAACAATGATGTCCTCACCCACACAGGTGCAGTTAACATCTTCTGCAATGGTGACAACGACAGGAGAGTCAGAGTCAACATTGTCAACCTCAACAGTCACCACAATTGGACCTCCAAGAACCTCCAGCAGTGATCAAACAACAACTGTTATTTCCTCCACAAGTGCTGAAGTATCAAATAGTCCACCTTCTGCTTCACCCTCAATAACTTCTCATGTCATTCAAACATCACCTGAACACCAAactgaaacaacagcaacaagccCCCTAACAAGTCAGATTCCATCAACTAGCCAAGAACCATCTACACCAAAAATCTCCTCACCCACAGAGGCGCAACTTACAACTTCTACAATCGCGACAACCACAGGAGAGTCCGAGTCATCCTTGCCAACATCAACAGCCACCACAAGTCAACCTATACCAACCTCTAACAGTGATCAAACAACAACTGTTATTTCCTCCACAAATGCTGAGGTATCAGGCAGTCCATCTTCTGCATCACCCTTAGTAACATCTCATGTCAGTCAGACATCTCCTGAACACccaactgaaacaacagaaacagtgaCCAAGACCACTCAGCTTCAATCGACTAGCCACGAACCATCAACAACAATGATGTCCTCACCCACACAGGCGCAAAGTTTACAACGTCTGCAATG TCGCGGAGTTATCAGCCAGTCCACCTTCTGCATCACCCTCAATAACATCTCAT GTGCAGTTAACATCTTCTGCAATGGTGACAACGACAGGAGAGTCAGAGTCAACATTGTCAACCTCAACAGTCACCACAATTGGACCTCCAAGAACCTCCAGCAGTGA
- the LOC115582597 gene encoding mucin-2 isoform X1, whose amino-acid sequence MSSPTEAKFTTSAMVTMTGESKSTLSTSTVTTSGPIATSSSDQTTTVITSTVTKLSASPPSASPSITSHVSQTSPEHPTETTETVTKTTQLQSTSQEQSTTMMSSPTQVQLTSSAMVTTTGESESTLSTSTVTTIGPPRTSSSDQTTTVITSTSAEVSDSPPSASPSITSHVIQTSPEHQTETTATSPLTSQIPSTSQEPSTPKISSPTEAQLTTSTMATTTGESKSTLPTSTVTTSQPIPTSDSDQTTTVITSTNAEVPASPTSASPLVTSHVSQTSPEHHTETTETISKTTQSQSTSQEPSTTMISSPTEAQLTTSTMTTTTGESESTLSTSTFTTSRPIATSSSDQTTTVITSTVTGLSASPSSASPSITSHVTQTSPEHPTETTETVTKTTQLQLTSQEQSTTMMSSPTQVQLTSSAIVTTTGESESTLSASTVTTSGPPRTSSSDQTTTVISSTNAAVSASPSSDSPSVTSHVNQTSPENPTETTETSPLTTQVPSTSQEPSTTRISSPTEAQLTTSTVGTTTGELESTLSTSTVTTSGLPRTSSSDQTTTVFSSTNAEVSAKPSPPSPSITSHVTKTSPEHQTETTPTSPLTTQLPSTSQEPSSTMMSSPTESKFTISAMVTNTGRSESTFPTSAVTASGPTATSSSDQTTTVNTSTVTELSGSPPSASPSITSHVTQTSPEHPTETTKTITKTTQLPSISQEPSTTRISSPTEAQPTSSAMVTTTGDTKSTLPTSTVTTSGPTATSSSDQTTTVISSTNTEVSASPSSASPSITSHVSQTSPEHPTETTETVTKTTQLQSTSHEPTTTMMSSHTQDQLTSSAMVTTMGVSESTFSTSTVTTSGPSRTSSSDQTTTVISSTNAEGPASPPSASPSITSPVTQTSPEHQTETTEIITMITQFPSTSLGPSTTRISSPTEAQLTSAVMVTTTGESESTLPTPKVTTSQPIATSDSYQTTTVITSTVAELSASPPSASPSITSHVSQTSPEHPTETTETVTKTTQLQSTSQEPTTAMMSSPTQDQLTSSAMVTTMGVSESTFSTSTVTTSGPPRTSSSDQTTTVISSTNAEVSANPSSPSPSISSHITHTTPEHPTETTEAVTKTTQLQSTSLELTTTMMSSPTQEQLTSSAMVTTTGESESTLPTPTVTTSAPTATSSSDQTTVISSTNAEVSASLSSSSPSTTKGKSSSNPHTASPSTQTSSTLTSTEIISTTTVRTFSPSTSTITPLSNATVTMTAPTTPHQCTEKDCPGCVGTCIFNTTLGGCFCNCEEFAFGDACVFGENDTSADIDPENRPTRNATFTLRILMDFDAAFEDINSPQSLEFIKTLMQELEALCKEADPQNFKTVQVIKLSSGSVLAESVVDYLYANNETQIQFVNNQLDGVLTKILNDTSNLNKISQVFNASVTLKELTFEPPEITNITDLKPFVNCTKFAQYTAEVINGQWQCIGPCKTNPDYCHQHGECFNNIKEGPVCRCFETSLKQYYGQQCDLFRYGPGFYGALFGSLAGALLLVIMIVIAVIAKKRYMGVWKTTNPYNRRLSAFDEEFFDFSETGDHNFGAAGTYTSQGSRQHL is encoded by the exons ATGTCCTCACCCACAGAGGCAAAGTTTACAACGTCTGCAATGGTGACAATGACAGGAGAGTCCAAGTCAACATTGTCAACCTCAACAGTCACCACAAGTGGACCTATAGCAACCTCCAGCAGTGACCAAACAACAACTGTTATAACCTCCACAGTCACAAAGTTATCAGCCAGTCCACCTTCTGCATCACCCTCAATAACATCTCATGTCAGTCAGACATCTCCTGAACACccaactgaaacaacagaaacagtaaCCAAGACCACTCAGCTTCAATCGACTAGCCAGGAACAATCAACAACAATGATGTCCTCACCCACACAGGTGCAGTTAACATCTTCTGCAATGGTGACAACGACAGGAGAGTCAGAGTCAACATTGTCAACCTCAACAGTCACCACAATTGGACCTCCAAGAACCTCCAGCAGTGATCAAACAACAACTGTTATTACCTCCACAAGTGCTGAAGTATCAGATAGTCCACCATCTGCTTCACCCTCAATAACTTCTCATGTCATTCAAACATCACCTGAACACCAAactgaaacaacagcaacaagccCCCTAACAAGTCAGATTCCATCAACTAGCCAAGAACCATCTACACCAAAAATCTCCTCACCCACAGAGGCGCAACTTACAACTTCTACAATGGCGACAACCACAGGAGAGTCCAAGTCAACCTTGCCAACATCAACAGTCACCACAAGTCAACCTATACCAACCTCTGACAGTGATCAAACGACAACTGTTATTACCTCAACAAATGCTGAAGTACCAGCCAGTCCAACTTCTGCATCACCCTTAGTAACATCTCATGTCAGTCAAACATCTCCTGAACACCAtactgaaacaacagaaacaataagCAAGACCACTCAGAGTCAATCGACTAGCCAGGAACCGTCAACAACAATGATATCCTCACCCACAGAGGCGCAACTTACAACTTCTACAATGACGACAACCACAGGAGAGTCCGAGTCAACCttatcaacatcaacatttaccACAAGTCGACCTATAGCAACCTCCAGCAGTGATCAAACAACAACTGTTATTACCTCCACAGTCACAGGGTTATCAGCCAGTCCATCTTCTGCATCACCCTCAATAACATCTCATGTCACTCAGACATCTCCTGAACACccaactgaaacaacagaaacagtaaCCAAGACCACTCAGCTTCAATTGACTAGCCAGGAGCAATCAACAACAATGATGTCCTCACCCACACAGGTGCAGTTAACGTCTTCTGCAATAGTGACAACGACAGGAGAGTCCGAGTCAACATTGTCAGCCTCAACAGTCACCACAAGTGGACCTCCAAGAACCTCCAGCAGTGATCAAACAACAACTGTTATTTCCTCTACAAATGCCGCGGTATCAGCAAGTCCATCTTCTGATTCACCCTCAGTAACTTCTCATGTCAATCAAACATCACCTGAAAACccaactgaaacaacagaaacaagcCCCCTAACAACTCAGGTTCCATCAACTAGCCAAGAACCATCAACAACAAGAATCTCCTCACCCACAGAGGCACAACTTACAACTTCTACGGTGGGGACAACCACAGGAGAGTTGGAGTCAACATTGTCAACCTCAACAGTTACCACAAGTGGACTTCCAAGAACCTCCAGCAGTGATCAAACAACAACTGTTTTTTCCTCCACAAATGCTGAGGTATCTGCCAAACCATCTCCTCCCTCACCCTCAATAACTTCTCATGTCACTAAAACATCTCCTGAACACCAAAcggaaacaacaccaacaagcCCCCTCACCACTCAGCTTCCATCAACTAGCCAAGAACCATCTTCAACAATGATGTCCTCACCCACAGAGTCAAAGTTTACCATTTCTGCAATGGTGACAAACACAGGAAGGTCAGAGTCAACATTTCCAACATCTGCAGTCACCGCAAGTGGACCTACTGCAACTTCCAGCAGTGATCAAACAACAACTGTAAATACCTCCACAGTCACAGAGTTATCAGGCAGTCCACCTTCTGCATCACCCTCAATAACATCTCATGTCACTCAGACATCTCCTGAACACccaactgaaacaacaaaaacaattaccAAGACCACTCAGCTTCCATCAATTAGCCAAGAACCATCTACAACACGAATCTCCTCACCTACAGAAGCACAACCTACATCTTCTGCGATGGTGACAACTACAGGAGATACCAAGTCAACATTGCCAACATCTACAGTCACCACAAGTGGACCTACAGCAACCTCCAGCAGTGATCAAACAACAACTGTTATTTCCTCCACAAATACTGAGGTATCAGCTAGTCCATCTTCTGCATCACCCTCAATAACATCTCATGTCAGTCAGACATCTCCTGAACACccaactgaaacaacagaaaccGTAACCAAGACCACTCAGCTTCAATCGACTAGCCACgaaccaacaacaacaatgatgtCCTCACATACACAGGATCAGTTAACATCTTCTGCAATGGTGACAACCATGGGAGTGTCCGAGTCAACATTTTCAACCTCAACAGTCACCACAAGTGGACCTTCAAGAACCTCCAGCAGTGATCAAACAACAACTGTTATTTCCTCAACAAATGCTGAAGGACCTGCCAGTCCACCTTCTGCTTCACCCTCAATAACTTctcctgtcactcaaacatCACCTGAACACcaaactgaaacaacagaaataattaCCATGATCACTCAGTTTCCATCAACTAGCCTAGGACCATCGACGACAAGAATCTCCTCACCGACAGAGGCGCAACTTACATCTGCTGTGATGGTGACAACCACAGGAGAGTCCGAGTCAACACTGCCAACGCCAAAAGTCACCACAAGTCAACCTATAGCAACATCTGACAGTTATCAAACAACAACTGTTATTACCTCCACAGTCGCGGAGTTATCAGCCAGTCCACCTTCTGCATCACCCTCAATAACTTCTCATGTCAGTCAGACATCTCCTGAACACccaactgaaacaacagaaacagtaaCCAAGACCACTCAGCTTCAATCGACTAGCCAAGAACCAACAACAGCAATGATGTCCTCACCTACACAGGATCAGTTAACATCTTCTGCAATGGTGACAACCATGGGAGTGTCCGAGTCAACATTTTCAACCTCAACAGTCACCACAAGTGGACCTCCAAGAACCTCCAGCAGTGATCAAACAACAACTGTTATTTCCTCCACAAATGCTGAGGTATCAGCCAATCCATCTTCTCCTTCCCCCTCAATATCTTCTCATATCACTCATACAACTCCGGAACACccaactgaaacaacagaagCAGTTACCAAGACCACTCAGCTTCAATCGACTAGCCTAGaactaacaacaacaatgatgtCCTCACCCACACAGGAGCAGTTAACATCTTCTGCAATGGTGACAACCACAGGAGAGTCAGAGTCAACATTGCCAACACCAACTGTCACCACAAGTGCCCCTACAGCAACCTCCAGCAGTGATCAAACAACTGTCATTTCCTCCACAAATGCTGAGGTTTCAGCCAGTCTatcttcttcttcaccctcaACAACAAAAGGAAAATCTAGCAGTAATCCTCATACAGCTTCCCCAAGTACCCAAACTTCATCCACTTTGACTTCAACAGAAATCATCAGCACAACAACAGTTAGAACATTCAGTCCTTCAACATCTACTATTACCCCCCTTTCAAATGCCACAGTCACTATGACAGCACCAACTACACCTCATCAGTGTACTGAAAAGGACTGTCCAGGTTGTGTTGGAACCTGTATATTCAACACGACACTTGGAGGATGTTTCTGCAACTGTGAGGAGTTTGCATTTGGAGATGCATGTGTTTTTGGAGAGAATGACACCTCTGCTGATATCG ATCCGGAAAATAGACCAACCCGAAATGCAACTTTTACTTTGAGGATCCTCATGGATTTTGATGCGGCTTTTGAAGATATAAATTCACCTCAGTCATTAGAATTCATCAAGACACTGATGCAGGAG CTTGAAGCTTTATGCAAAGAAGCAGATCCACAAAACTTCAAAACAGTACAAGTCATCAAGTTATC ATCGGGAAGTGTGCTTGCAGAGAGCGTGGTGGATTACCTCTAtgcaaacaatgaaacacaaatcCAGTTTGTCAACAATCAGCTTGATGGGGTGTTGACTAAAATCTTAAATGACACAAGTAACCTCAACAAAATTTCTCAGGTCTTTAATGCAAGTGTCACATTAAAAGAACTCACCTTTGAGCCACCTGAGATTACAA ATATCACAGACCTGAAGCCCTTTGTTAACTGCACCAAGTTTGCTCAGTACACTGCTGAGGTTATAAATGGTCAATGGCAGTGTATTGGACCTTGCAAAACGAACCCTGATTACTGTCATCAACATGGAGAATGTTTCAATAACATTAAGGAAGGGCCTGTCTGTAG GTGCTTCGAGACTAGTCTGAAGCAGTATTATGGCCAACAGTGTGACCTCTTCCGTTACGGTC